The DNA window ATCAAAAGTTTCAGCAGCCTGCCCCAGTTAAAACTGATGTTCAAGAATAATGTGCTCACAGCAGGACTCAGCTCAAGAAAGGGCACAGCCCGCTTTAACATGTGTGCAAATCCTCTGACCGATGTTCTAAACCCATGCATAATCCATTATCATTactctcattttttcccctctgcttttcttttctttttttttctttttttttttttttttttttaaaggaaatcctCAGTTAATAGTGCATTTAAGGAAAAGCTCTAGTTTGGTGCTGATCCATcattaaaaaacctgaagtcataacaaaattgatttttatacCGTAGCTTCCCCTCTCGAGACTGTACAAATAATTACAGCTCACTCACGATGCACATCACTTCCAAACGATTTCCTCGACTCCGCAGACGGAGGAGCCTGCAGACAGCTCCCATCAATCTAAGCTCGGAGACGACAGCACTGCCGACATACCCAGCCGACGAGATCTCTGCGTCCGCGGCCCTTCCCACGACCCTCGATGAGCTCTCCCCCCCGGCTCCCCGTTTGCCCCACCCGGCGGCACCCACGTTTCTGCCGCTACCTCCCACCCCTCGCAGGAGTTTCGCCGCCCGGCGACCCGGAGTGCCGCTGCCGGGAGGCGCTGCGGGCACCCCGCCACCCGCCCGGCCGCCGAGAGAGGAGGACCGCGGGCTGCAGGGGGTCTCCTCCCGTGCGGCGGCTGGCGAGGCGAGGCTCTCACCTGGGGCGGCGGGAACCGCCGCTGCGAACCGAGGAGAGCCTTTCGATGCACCCGGACCGGCTGCGGGGCGCGCTGGCCGAGCCGCCTCACGGCTGCGGCAGACGggcaccgccccgccccgggcggGGGCCGAAGCACCGGGCGCGGTTAACTCCCTGAgcgccggcggggcggcctcCCGGGGCGGGAGCGCAGCCGCCAGGGCCCGGCAGGGCCGCTGGGCCGCAGCGAGGGTCGTGGGtgcccgcggcggcggggcctgCGGAACGGCCGGCCCGGCTGAACGGAGACCGGCTGTCTGGGGGTGAGGCACACGGCGGGGGGTTCCGGGCACCGGTAAGGGATGCGCCGCGGCGTGGGAGGGAAGCGAGAGCAGCGCGCCTCGTGTGCTGCAAGCGCGGGTCTCCTGTCGCTCCTCTGGAGTTCTACCTCGAGGCTGCACGTTTTCAGGGTGATTTTATCatgtgcatataaatatataagcATATGTTGGCACCCTGAGGATTACAGAGTCAGGTTAGGTTGTAAGGGTGTTGGTGTCTGTATCTCTCTTTACAAATAGACATTTACAAAGACTGTCTCTAAGTGCACTTCTTTTACTTGCACTTTGGTACAGCAAaaagaggtggggaaaaaagagcacgGATGACTTCTGATAATAGGCTAGAATAGAGTagtttggttggaagggacctacaaccatcatctagtccaactgcctgaccaactcagggctgaccaagttaaAGCACGTTACCCAGGCCACTGTCCAAAcgcctcttaaacactgacaggcttggcacgtcgaccacctctctaggaagcctgttccagtgtttgaccaccctcttggtaaagaaatgcttcctaatggCCAGTCAAAACCTCCCCTGccacagctttgaaccattcccacgcGCCCGAGAGAAATAAGTGAAACCAAGCTGTGAATTCAGCTCACACCCTCTTTAGTTTGAAGGAGCGGTACCTGTTCCTCTTAAAGCACCAGTGAGATCCTGAACAAAGAGATGTGATCATTTGCAAGAGGGATCCAGCGCGTTTAGCTAAGAAGTAACATTTACAATGGAAACAAAGCTGCAATCCCACAAGTTCAGAAACCATAAGGAACCTAGAAAGAGACACTGCAAAATACACTTAGCTTGACAAACACTTTCCTAGGTCTATCTTACCGAATCAAGTCTCCAGTTTTTATGTAAGAGAGATGTAGGCCAAACATTAGTTCTTCAAAAATAAGATATACTTAGTCTGGCAGAACTGGTTCAAGCTGGAAActgacaaatttaaaattattgaagGATTAACCTTTTCCATCAATTAGCTAGAAATCTATAGGAAAatccaagccaaaaaaaaaagtcataaagcACTCTATAAGCATAAATTTAACATTGTTCATACAGTAACTGAAGACATTAAACCCAGAATCCTgcaatacaatttttaaaatcatttttcctACCAAAATCAGACTGTAGTTTGTCATGGAAGGGAATTCTTGGGAGACAGAACAACTAAAACCTTCTTGGTACATAACCTTCTGTACATCAGGAGGGTAAATACATTAGGCACAAGGCATTGCCAAGatgtatttattacaaaatcaTGTATTGGGCATTTAGAGTAAAATCTCTTAATATCCTGTCTCACACCAAATGGCTTTATATGGGAATATGAGAGAGAAACCCCCTGTACATAGATGTGTTTCTAGTCATGAACTGTATGCAAGAGAAATTGCTCAACAAACTAAGAAAAATGTCACATGTTCAACTTGCTTAAATCTCTAATAGGTAAAATAGAAGCACAGCCGCCTAATGcatcttccatttttctgttccttgagTATTTGTCAACACTTGAACGCTATGGTAGAGGACGATCCAAAATAAGCACCTtagaacagtattttaattctgCGGAAGAAACTTTTCCTTGAAGTAGGAATATTACCTACCCCTTCATCTCAGGGTCCACggaaaaatctgctttggcTTTCAGGAGGTTTGTCATTCAGCTGtttattaagagaaaaatcaatgtcAATTACTACTTTTGTAAATAATCAGGTTACCACAGTTACCTTGTCTGAAATGTTCAATAAATAATGCACCTCTGAGTCTAATAATTGGTAGTAAACCTTTGCTGTCAGTCATCTctagaaaacttttttaaaatttaaatttgtgtTAAGCTTCTTGGTTTTGTAATCGTTGGGTTTTCATTCCATTTTGTGTTTTAGTGGGAAAGATACCtcaagtaaaaatacaaaatatgttaataaatgttattttagaaGGGTGAAAAATACACAACTACATACTGCGATTCTTGCAACAATAAGTTACAAAACCTGCAACTGGCCTCACTTTTTAGACTTTTATATTGCATGGATGAAAACTTGCATCGGTGGAAAGTAAGGCTGGCTGTCCTTTATAATAATCAAAAGTATACTCCTTCCTGCTCACCATATAACATTTTCATAGTCAATTGGTCAAATAATTCTGTGCAGCTGTTCAGACACTTACTGCATGTTGATTCTTCAGTCATTCTGGATGTGTAGTACAATTAAAACTATTAATAGGAAGACAAAACATGCTAAGACTGAAATtcaatatttctatttctagctttttttcCAGGCTATAGCATAATATGTAATTACATTCTGAAAAGTAATCTGCAGAGAACTGCAAAAGAAGAATATTAGACTATttgtttatggaaaaaaaattggacttCATCCCACATCTTTTACAACTAAGCCTGCATATTCAGCACAGATACAACTATTTAAGGAATAGATatgctgaagtcaatgaaattTTAGATGCTTAAGTAATGCATGGGCCAAttcaatttttgtttgcattgctACGCAAAGAAAGTTAATGTATATATAACCTTGATCTCTGATaacatgtttatattttagTCTAGTTTAAAAGTGGTAAGAATGAAGCATATGTTCGGtcacattaaaatgaaaacagccttTAGACTTTGCTACAGTTAAATAGTTGCACGTAAAAGGAAAATTGCTCTTCAGTACCCAAACTgccaagttatttttaaatctgtgtctGGAATTCTCTTTTAGAAACATGCACATATTCTGTATACATGGATGTAATTCATAAAATgtaactgcatttttgttttatctttggGCTTGCAAAGCAATCAGtattcaaaaagaagaaattatctCGCGTACTACTTAAGGGCATTCAGGTCAGAGATGGAGCACAATACaattaaataaacatttcagcatttcaaacaATAAGGCTAGGTTTTGAAAGCATGCACCCAGCTTTTGACTTTGgcatctctgaaaaacaaacatcaaaacCCCTTCCAGACCCAGAAGCTTCCACTGCTTTTACATGGAACTGCTGATGCCTGAAAACTGCCAGTTGCATGACTGCATTGACTCCAAAGTAAATCAAACAACATAATTACTGGGGTAAGGTGATCTCGAGCAACACATTTCCATCCTTGAATTCAGTTGGAGCTTTTTGATTTGTTACACTACTCTGTTTTCATGGCAAGTTAcgcttctgctgcagctctccaTTATTCTGAACGCACTAACACAAATTCCAGGGTTCTCCACCTGCTCTTATAAAGAGAAATGTTACGCTGTTAATATTCTAACTCATGGTATTCAAACTGTGATCCGTGAAGACTCAGCTGACTGACAGTGCAGATCAAATATCTCCTTGGCTTGACTAAGGAAAGCTGAGTATACATTAATGGCACATTAGCAAACTTTTCAGAACTTGAGGAATGTCATGTGGATGTTACCTAATGATGGCCAAGGGAAAAAGAGACAATTTTTACAATAGGATATGGtgtacacttttaaaatatctgaaaaccaGCACTATAAACACTTCTAAGAACACAACTACAGTAAAGCAAAATTAACAGTGCAGAGTGACCAAGTTAGGATCCCAgctgtctttctgtctctgcctCTAACAGTTGCCTAAAAACATGACAGTTTTGGACAAGAACTCCAATACTGAGGAAAAAGCGTTCAAAAGTGAAGAGGGCTTAAATATCAAACAACTCAAAGAGACCATACTATAGAAAAGAATGATTAGAATTCTTGTCTGCAGGTTAGTGGTATTGCAGCCACACAGGAAATCTTATTTTATGGAATAGATTTTGAGGGCTTTGGCACAGCAAACACCTTGAAGTCCATGTGAACAGGTGATCTATGAATTtgtaaatagttttaaatacCCATGCTAGTTGgggttgaggggtttttttggtcataaCATTACTGTCTCcaattttttcagtaaatttgtACTAAACACCTTTCAGAAaactttcaacagaaaaaagagatttaattGGATTCAATGTATGCTTAAGAACATAAAACCTTCTTATTAGGCTgatgagcattaaaaaaaaccaaaaaacaaaccacgtTTGGCTGTCTTACCGTTAAGCAACTTAACTCCAGAGAGTTTCATCATCATCtcatgttttccctttctttactATTTTGACCAGTAAAGCATGTAACTGCAAATAGTATTTGCAAAAGTTTTTCCTACAATAAGAGGAGTCAGAAGATCAAAGCAAGACTGAAAAGTAGTACTACTGCTGATAGTTATACCCTTAAAGTATGCTTTATCAAATAAAGACAGCTGAATTCCTGGATAAGGCACATTCATGTGACtgaataattctgaaaaattcataaaattgtactttttttttttggagaacATCATGCAGCTACTGCTGATTACTGCATTAGGTGTAAAATTTTATAGTTGAAATCCTAGGGGTATCAACAGTTTGCCTgttacacatacatacacaattTCTTCACACAAGCTTATTCTTTAGTGCTTTGCTATAATGACAGGTGACAGGTTTTCTACTGGTCAGGTTTTAATACTATGAGCTTCAGTTCTGGCATCCCCTGGCACTCTGGCCTACAAAAGCAGATTTCACCAAAAACTCTGCTTTCACAGCAAAAATTAATGGTTTCAGCGTATCTGAACATAATCCACAATGCAATTTGCAAGTGAAAACAGACATAAGGCAGTAATtccacctcccccaccccccacccccctgacACAGCTTGATGTAAGTTTgttttatatttggaaaatttttctgtcacagaagttttcagaaaaattttaGAGGCTAAAGACTATTCACAACAAATAggcaacaaatattttatggtCTGCTTAAATTTAGGCAGGAGGACGGCTGTGTATCTGCAGCATTTTACAAAACCACATCACACAGAAGCCCCTGGTTTGGAACAGAGCATACTTCTGCAAttgtaaagatgaaaaaaaaatccatgaaagcCTCTGCCTTCACTGACTACAAACAGGAGCACTCTTTTCTTTACGTGGTCATAGGATATTGTAAACTAAGCATAGTAATTCAGTGAGTCTCACCATATTCAAAGAGAATCACACAAATTATTCAGGCAACCCTCTGCTGTTACCTTGAGATCCCAATtcactttaaaagaaacagctttcaaTAATTTTACCTTTGGACTGCTCACTATATTCTGATGCTTcttgaatctttttttcccatccagTACACTGCTAAAACCAGTCAGTCCTATAACTATTGCTAATTAATTTGCTAACTTttactgcttctcttttttctgagTAGGCCTGTAAACCCAAATATATTAAGGAAAACAATAGCATAAGTAAACAAAAATGGCTATTAGGtaggaaaattttattttacacagaaaGGCCAATAGCcttataatttatttctaagtaACTATACATATATTCCATATGTAATCatctaagaaaaacaaaaacaaaccaaaaaaaccccaaagcacaCAACTAAATCTGTTTCAGTAACAGGTAATTTGAGGTGAGAAGAGCCATCCATTTTATTGGAACTTTACATGTATAATACTTACACAGTTCTGGtcttagaaacaaaaaagtgaaatcaCACAAAGAACATGTAAGTAAAACAAGCTGACAATATTCATTCTGTGCTGCACAAAGATGAAATTTTGTCACAGATTCGCTCTTAAGATTGTAAATCAGCTTATCACTTATTTTGCATCATTAACATATTTCTAAACCATTCTGGGATTACTGATGACTCCGTAATAAATTTTTAAGACAAAGTACACAGAGACAATTCAGTTGTGCATGCAGCTGATGATGTGATTACATTACAGGTTATATAATTTGCTTAAAAGACTATTATCTTCCAGGTGTTCATTACAGTGTTTTTGCTGTGCCTGACCTTATATAGGCTACATATTGCAGTATGTGCAACACAACAGGCTACATTGCTCTAAATGCTTTGACATGTTTCTACCAGTCTGTTAATTCAAATGTCTGCATTTGTCACCCAGCTCTACATGCACGTGCAAGCCATCTGCTTAAGTTCCTCAAGCTTCCTTCTTTGATAAAGGAAGTAACAAAACCATGGATCACTTTGGTACAAGAACAGAATGTGCACAGCACTGTAACAAACTGAATGTCATCATAAAACCCACTTTATAAACCTCTACCAAGCTTTCTGATGATGCTTTTTTGTGACATCATTTTCACCAGACCACTACTTTAAAAGCCCAAGTGTCACCAAATCTGGGAATAAACCTCGcaacaccaatgtagtgttaaaaggcaggcattctttattgcagcgctggatgcacgggggataactccacccaacgtgcatgccaggtgatcaccaacacacaggttatgtaggatcaaagCATATgtattcattgtttttctcagaaaaggcagtcctatgataatcattttttagaatccatttccatattctcctccctgtcacgcatgctcagtgatttgagtcggtggtcctcaggggtctctggtggtcgtcagtggtcttgcacccgtgtctgCTGGATGAtccccttcatgcaggcatgcgcagtatccttgttgtaggtgcacctgtccatagcaacttacttcataagattaatatctccaaacctattgttcagtttggtagggactgtacatggaacatagcagcattgtaccttgccatggtcagttagcttcattacctattaccttggttacatactaattatctcaacctgattctatagtttctgtttcacggcccctatcccacaGTTACACAAGCATAAACTGTAAAGACCTCACTCAAATGCAGCTAAACTGTCATCATCTACTTAGATGAGACACAGTGCAAAACCACACTCTTTGCTGAAAGATACCTATACACGATAGACTGCAAGGATGCCCTGACAAGGTGACCTCTTACATCACATTTTCAATTGCTCATTTTTTCCATAGGTTAATTTCAAAACTCAGATGATTCTTCTGTAGTATCTGCAAGCACCTTCTACCACCACGCTCAAGtaaagccaaagaaaacaaaggaaaaataaacaagcaagaCAGACGCTCACCAGGTTGGTCTCCTTGCATTGCCAGCATGACATAAGCTGGATCGGTCTCTTTGATCCGCCTCCTGCGGCACCCAGATGGCACTTCATGGGGACCTTTTGCAAGGTCACTGAGACCCGGGATCGGGGATGTTGGAGGAAGTGGGCTCTTCAGGGTTACCAGCTTCTCTGTGGCATTTCAGTGCCATGTGGCAGTACCATCCTGTgataatggaaaagaaaatatttatgggaAAAGTTAGCTGCTGGCAGCCCTTTTTCAGGCAACTAACAAATCGAGGCCACCTGAAACCTGATAGACGTGCTGCATTTCAGCTTGGAGACAGAAGACCAGGCTGGCTTTTTCTGGGAGATACAGTGCACACAACTTCTGGAGGATCAGATGCCACAAGGGAACACCCTGGTTTCAGTTTTGAAACAGCACTCAAATTTTCACAAAAAGCGTGCTAATAGAGGGGATCGTGCATCTGCATGCAGAAAATGATTTCCAAGGACACCAAGAGCAGCAAGAGGCACAGAAGACAGCAGGAAACACTGAAGCCTTtggtttcctttcctcctcatccgttaacaaaagcaaagataGTACCTGTCCGTTTGCAGGTCTTTATTTGCAGAACAATCAAACCCAATCCCCAACCACCCACatccccaaattaaaaaaaccaaaacaaccaaccaacaaaccacccCACACCCTACCTCTTGATACATTACTTCTACAACTTCTAGGGAGCAAAAAGACAATATAAATAAATCCTCATTAAGAGGAAAATGGAGTGGcagacaaggaagaaaaacacagtcTATGGAGTTATGCCATGAAAAGTGCACAGGATGTTTACTGAAGTAACTCCACGTGCAGCAAATGCCATTTCGTAGGAGTAAGGAAACTGTCTTAAGGCAGGCAGCCTACTAAGGAGCTCTTAGGTACACACAAATCTTAGCTATGCTGAAACTTGCCTCCAAGAAATAATAACCCAAAGCACTTGCTCTCCCCAGTATCAGGGCAAAGAAACATTAGACCATCCTCCCTGTCACTTTGCTAACTGGTCCATCGGAAACTGCACGATCTGATTATCCCAAATGCTCTCCTTCTTTGCACTTTGCTGTGTTGCCACTGTCTTGGATCTCCACTGCATGCCATGACttaagattaaaaacaaaatcaaaatttccTCTAAGAGGGATCAGCAACCCCAGTCGAACAGGCTGAGCTCTACTGGGCTTCACCTAGATGGCAAAGTGCTTCTGAGTGATTTTTTCCacctgtggtgggttaaccctggctggacaccaggtaCCCAACCAACACCACTctctctcactcccctcctcagctgcacaggggagagaaaatacaacgaaaggctcgtgggtcgagataaggacagggagacatcactcaccaattactgtcacaagcaaaacagacttgactttgTAAAGTCTGACACTGACATCTTCCAGAAGACCTCTGAAAAGGAGGAAACGCTGTCGTTCAGAGTGATAGAGAACAGCAGATAAAATGACTTGGAGACAGCAAAGGTGCCTAGAACTCAACCAGTACTTGAGTAAACTCAGGCAGGAACCCGACAGTGAAGAAACTGTGATAATGGCACTCTCCTTGCAGACCCAAGCAAAGGCCAGCTATCGGCTCCACATTCCCTCCCTGAGATCTTCCCAGCATCCATCCAAACGGCAAACTCTTTGCctggcacagagaaaaaaaaagctccttcTGTCCAACTTGACTTCAGCTCCTGTCTGAAGCAGTAGAGATGGCCTGGCACCCAGACATCGCAGCTTGAGTCTGAACTCAGCTTGCCTATGGACACAAGGCCCGGGGGTACAGAGACGGGATGGGCGCTGCACAAGTCCCTCGGTGACTGCCCCTTCGGATGCCATTCACTTCCTTCGCACAGCAATGGGCCATGGTGCCTGACAGAAAGCCTACTTGACTTCATGGCAAGCCGGCACCTCTTCTTGCATGGGAGCACTGACCAAGCGCCAGCACAAAGCAATCACAATCACCTGGGGTAGAGAAGCCAGATAAAAGGAACCAGCGAAGCTGAAGCAGTGACAAACAGCTCCTTTGCTTGCCCGCTGAGAAGACAAAGGTGCATCACGGCGCTGCTGGAGCACGGAACGCGCATGGGGTCCGGTGCTGCAGGAAGGGCTGCCAC is part of the Balearica regulorum gibbericeps isolate bBalReg1 chromosome 2, bBalReg1.pri, whole genome shotgun sequence genome and encodes:
- the C2H7orf57 gene encoding LOW QUALITY PROTEIN: uncharacterized protein C7orf57 homolog (The sequence of the model RefSeq protein was modified relative to this genomic sequence to represent the inferred CDS: substituted 2 bases at 2 genomic stop codons) is translated as MSSSQTSREEEAPAVRSGSRRVLGRLRPISALRSASQEKLVTLKSPLPPTSPIPGLSDLAKGPHEVPSGCRRRRIKETDPAYVMLAMQGDQPGERLSCLFIFPLFSLALLERGDQNCAYSEKREAVKVSKLISNSYRTDWFXQCTGWEKKIQEASEYSEQSKGGEPWNLCXCVQNNGELQQKRNLP